A single Pseudomonadota bacterium DNA region contains:
- a CDS encoding ParA family protein, translating to MRIVACQNFKGGTAKTTTVVNIAHCLARRGKKVLIVDLDAQGSVGVSLGVEAEYSLYDLLIDNCPLNDCLVEARPNLFCILADQSLATCETLLVAQPRREEILKRRLSGLSEIFADLDVVFIDCSPSLSILSQNALVYADELLIPISMDYLSMVGANHVFDNLGMIEEYFEKKLKIAGIIPTFFDKRVNMSKEVLSALRDRYGSLVLPPVRIDTKLKQASSARKTIFEFNQKSRGGLDYLQICEELFP from the coding sequence TTGAGGATAGTAGCCTGTCAAAATTTTAAAGGTGGGACGGCAAAAACCACGACAGTGGTTAACATTGCTCACTGTCTTGCCCGCCGTGGTAAAAAGGTCTTGATTGTTGACCTTGATGCCCAGGGCAGTGTGGGGGTCAGCCTGGGGGTGGAGGCGGAGTATAGCCTCTATGATTTGCTTATTGATAATTGTCCTCTGAACGATTGCCTGGTTGAGGCCCGGCCAAACCTCTTCTGCATTCTGGCTGATCAATCGCTGGCCACTTGTGAAACTCTTCTGGTGGCCCAGCCCCGGCGGGAGGAGATACTTAAACGTCGGCTTTCCGGTCTTTCGGAGATATTTGCTGATTTGGATGTGGTTTTTATTGATTGTTCCCCATCCCTTTCCATCCTCAGTCAGAATGCACTGGTTTACGCGGATGAATTGCTCATTCCGATCAGCATGGATTATTTGTCCATGGTGGGGGCCAACCATGTGTTTGACAATCTGGGAATGATTGAAGAATATTTTGAGAAGAAGCTGAAAATAGCTGGAATTATCCCGACGTTTTTTGATAAACGGGTAAATATGAGTAAAGAAGTGCTGTCGGCATTACGGGATCGATATGGATCACTGGTGTTGCCGCCGGTGCGAATCGATACCAAACTGAAACAGGCATCAAGCGCCCGCAAGACGATCTTTGAGTTTAATCAGAAAAGTCGCGGGGGTCTGGATTACCTGCAGATCTGTGAGGAATTGTTTCCATGA
- a CDS encoding response regulator has product MNLLLVDDNPSIVESLFQVLSEAGYQVVTASDGLEALEGLQQQNFDLVLTDLNMPRMGGMDLVAEIRKMRNPPPVIIITAYATMETAINSVKLGVYDYLLKPFNMDHVLHAVSRALEKRRLEQENLQLKEMIVLYNASEAISSSLDISAIIDVLLDASFSQSQADLAVLYLLDNDRQALRITQHKCTGCADLECAEFIQSLAREVDVLRLNSIFDGQGSHVFSPGSSKITPMLRMPSTEHQFYSLLSISLKANNRYIGILNLFSLTPGFTFTDQQSRALYILTAKGASAIENANLYKNTQQYYLQTIKSFAHALEAKDQYTHGHSQQVTRYAEVLAKGLQLDPQRLNLLLQAAMLHDIGKIGISETILNKAGKLTEEEYLIVKKHPVTGKHILAPITSLAAIVPVVYHHHEHWDGAGYPDGLKGQEIPLLARILAVADAFDAMTSSRAYRQAMDSSEAYQELELYAGSQFDPELVEVFCRQRQVIDDLMRF; this is encoded by the coding sequence ATGAATTTATTGCTGGTTGATGATAATCCCTCTATAGTTGAAAGCCTGTTCCAGGTTCTCAGCGAGGCGGGGTATCAGGTTGTTACCGCCAGTGATGGTCTGGAAGCCCTGGAAGGACTTCAGCAACAAAATTTTGATCTGGTTTTGACTGATTTGAATATGCCTCGAATGGGGGGTATGGATCTGGTGGCTGAAATCAGAAAAATGCGAAATCCACCGCCGGTTATTATCATCACTGCCTATGCCACCATGGAAACGGCCATTAATTCCGTTAAGCTGGGGGTATATGATTATCTGTTGAAGCCGTTTAATATGGATCATGTGCTGCATGCAGTGAGCCGGGCGCTGGAAAAACGGCGTTTGGAACAGGAGAATTTGCAGCTCAAGGAGATGATTGTTCTCTATAATGCCAGTGAAGCCATCAGCTCCAGTCTTGATATTTCGGCAATTATTGATGTTCTCCTCGATGCAAGTTTCTCCCAGTCTCAGGCTGACCTGGCAGTATTATATCTCTTGGATAATGACCGTCAGGCATTGAGGATAACCCAACATAAATGTACTGGTTGTGCTGATCTGGAATGCGCTGAATTTATCCAGTCTCTGGCCCGGGAAGTGGATGTTTTGCGGTTGAATTCAATCTTTGATGGCCAGGGTTCCCATGTTTTCAGCCCTGGAAGTTCCAAGATTACGCCCATGTTGCGCATGCCGTCTACCGAACACCAGTTTTATTCCCTGCTGAGTATCTCCCTGAAGGCAAATAACCGCTATATAGGCATTCTTAATCTTTTCTCTCTTACTCCGGGGTTCACCTTCACTGACCAGCAAAGTCGGGCGCTCTATATCCTGACCGCTAAAGGAGCCTCAGCCATTGAAAATGCTAATTTATACAAAAATACCCAGCAGTATTATCTGCAGACCATTAAGAGCTTTGCGCATGCCCTGGAAGCCAAAGATCAGTATACCCATGGCCATTCCCAGCAGGTGACCCGTTATGCGGAGGTGCTGGCTAAAGGATTGCAGCTTGATCCCCAGCGGCTCAATCTGCTGCTTCAGGCAGCCATGCTCCATGATATCGGTAAAATTGGCATCAGTGAGACCATTCTGAATAAAGCCGGTAAATTGACTGAAGAAGAATATCTGATCGTCAAAAAACATCCAGTTACCGGCAAGCATATACTGGCTCCCATTACCTCATTGGCAGCTATTGTTCCAGTTGTGTACCATCATCATGAACATTGGGACGGTGCCGGCTATCCTGATGGCCTGAAAGGTCAAGAAATTCCGCTGCTGGCCAGAATTCTCGCTGTGGCTGATGCCTTTGATGCCATGACCTCTTCACGGGCTTATCGACAGGCAATGGATAGCTCCGAAGCTTATCAGGAGCTTGAACTTTATGCCGGGTCGCAATTTGATCCTGAACTGGTTGAGGTTTTCTGCCGCCAGCGGCAGGTCATTGATGACCTGATGCGCTTCTGA